The Cenarchaeum symbiont of Oopsacas minuta DNA segment ATCACTGACAGTATCAGTTGGCGGTAAGATAAATTTTCATTCTTCATCAATTAGCAAATCTAGCAATCTTGGCACTATCTCAATATCCCAAGATGCATCAATTCTGATAAATGATGGACAGCATAGAGTTGCAGCAATACAAAAAGCAATAGAAGAGATGCCAGAACTTGGTATGGATACAATATCTGTAGTTTTTTTTGAAGATATCGGTCTGAAGAGAAGCCAACAAATGTTTTCTGATCTAAATAAAAATGCGGTAAAACCTACCAAATCATTGGGTGTATTATATGATAACCGGAACCCATTCTCTTCCTTTATAGTTAAAATGATCAAAAATGTCTCAATATTTCATAATTTAACTGAACTAGAAAAAACAACGATATCAAATCGTTCAAAATGTGTTTTCACACTTAATGGAATATCTGAATCAACAAAAATTATTCTTGGTAAATCAAAAATACTTACCAAAGAAGAACAAACTTTAGTTACAGATTACTGGAATGAAGTAACTAAAAATATGGTAGATTGGAATCTTCTTATCACAAAAAAAGTTACTGCTACAGAGCTACGAAAAGACTATGTCCATGCTAGTACTAATATGTTACAAGCTCTAGGATTAGCAGGACGAGTTTTACTTGATGAGTTTCCAAAAAATTGGAAGCGAAAACTTG contains these protein-coding regions:
- a CDS encoding DNA sulfur modification protein DndB, translated to MAMCTLKSVAKLFSFYDPSTPAESRAQRTLRKSRIPRIRDYMIDNPKDYIFSSLTVSVGGKINFHSSSISKSSNLGTISISQDASILINDGQHRVAAIQKAIEEMPELGMDTISVVFFEDIGLKRSQQMFSDLNKNAVKPTKSLGVLYDNRNPFSSFIVKMIKNVSIFHNLTELEKTTISNRSKCVFTLNGISESTKIILGKSKILTKEEQTLVTDYWNEVTKNMVDWNLLITKKVTATELRKDYVHASTNMLQALGLAGRVLLDEFPKNWKRKLVGLSRIDWNRTNDLWEGKFVLHGKMIKNRAGIISAANIILKECDAKRRAK